The Terriglobales bacterium genomic sequence GCCATCGTGGTCGGCAAGAGCGGGACCCTCAACGGTCTGCGCTACCGCGACGAGTTCGTGCGGCACAAGGTGCTGGACCTGATCGGCGACCTGGCGCTGCTGGGCAAGCGCATCATCGGGCGGGTGGTGGCGGACCGCGCCGGGCACGCGATGCATACGGCGCTGGTGTCGCGCATCCTGCGCGACCGCACGTTGTGGGAAGAAACGACGGAAGAAGCGCCCGCGCGCCCCGCGCCGGCGTTCACGCCCGCGCTCGCCGACCGCGGGTTGTAGCGGCCGCGGGCACGCCGAAGGTGGCAACCTCGCCGATCGAACTGGAAAACTGCTTATCGCGGAAGGCGCGGTCGTTGACCCAGTCTTCCAGGGTGCGCTGCAGGGTGCGCGAGAGGTTGAGGCGCACGCCGGCCAGGCCGTTGCCCGCCCAGGCGACCACGCCGTTGCCGAAGACCTCGACCTCGGTCCAGGGCAGGGTGAACTGGAAGCGGACCTTGGCGCCGGGCTTGAGGCTGACCTGCGCGAGGCGCATGCCGGTCTCGCTGAGATTGGTCATGAGTGCGGACATCTGCGCGGTCTTCACCCAGAGCTGGACGTTGGCGGCGACCTCCTGGCGGAAGTAGCGGCGGCGCTCGCGCAGCATGAGGCCGACGGCGGCGCGCAGGGTGCGGGTGGTGAAGTCGACCGTCAGGGGCTTGTCGAGGGTGAAGTTGGCGCCGAGGGCATAGGCGCGCCTGGTGTCGGTGCCGCCGTTGAGCAGCGCGAAGGCGATGGCCTGGCGGTTGGAGGCGGTCTTGCGCAGCTCGCGGAGCAGTTCCTGGCCGAGGGGCATGTCGTCGCAATCCACGAAGACGGCGTCGAACTTCTGCTGGTTGAGGCGGCAGATGCCGGCGTCGGCCTGGCTGCAGATCTCCAGCTCCACGCCGGAGCTGTTGAGGAGGCGTTGCAGGGCGGCGACGGCTTGCGGGTCAGGACTGCAGAGCAGCGCTTGTGGGGACATGCGGAGAAGCGTATCGCCGGCGGGCGGCGGGCGCGAGATAACCAAGGGCGGGCAGGGACAGTGTCCGGGTGGACAGGGCGGGAGGGCCAGGTGTCCCGCGAAGGTAACTGCGCCGGGGCCGGCGACGGGCGTAAGATGAACGCAACCAAAGCTCCCCGTTAGAATACGGAAGTATCGCGGCGCGATGGGTTGCAGGCCCGGCCGGGCGGCGATGCAGAGGACACCATGGATCCGATCATGACGCGCATCAAGCGCGTTACCGAAGAGCTGCACTCGATCGAGCGCGACCTGCAACGGCTGAGCCAAGACACGAACGCGGCGCAACACATCGGCATCATCGACGAGAGCGAGAGCGTGGCGCTGCTGGGCTCGTTCAAGGTAGCGGTGGACAACATGCGGCGCTTCCTGTGGGCGTACATCGAAGCGACCTCAGGGTCGAACGTGAGCATGAACGAGGCGCTGCAGACGGCGCGGCTGGT encodes the following:
- a CDS encoding UDP-3-O-acyl-N-acetylglucosamine deacetylase, translating into EESFVNEYAPARTYGFLQDLGTMRKHGLALGGSLDNAIVVGKSGTLNGLRYRDEFVRHKVLDLIGDLALLGKRIIGRVVADRAGHAMHTALVSRILRDRTLWEETTEEAPARPAPAFTPALADRGL
- a CDS encoding response regulator, encoding MSPQALLCSPDPQAVAALQRLLNSSGVELEICSQADAGICRLNQQKFDAVFVDCDDMPLGQELLRELRKTASNRQAIAFALLNGGTDTRRAYALGANFTLDKPLTVDFTTRTLRAAVGLMLRERRRYFRQEVAANVQLWVKTAQMSALMTNLSETGMRLAQVSLKPGAKVRFQFTLPWTEVEVFGNGVVAWAGNGLAGVRLNLSRTLQRTLEDWVNDRAFRDKQFSSSIGEVATFGVPAAATTRGRRARA